Proteins encoded in a region of the Isoalcanivorax pacificus W11-5 genome:
- a CDS encoding DUF2061 domain-containing protein, translated as MIKTATFGAMHIIVAFIVVGIMTGDWMVGGAVALVEPMVNTVAYHFHEKVWVRLRRPRADDGNGPLLTV; from the coding sequence ATGATCAAGACAGCGACGTTCGGTGCCATGCACATCATTGTTGCTTTCATCGTCGTCGGGATAATGACCGGCGACTGGATGGTGGGCGGCGCAGTGGCCCTGGTCGAGCCGATGGTCAACACGGTGGCCTACCACTTTCACGAGAAGGTCTGGGTGCGGCTTCGCAGGCCCCGCGCGGATGACGGCAACGGCCCACTGTTGACCGTATAG
- a CDS encoding DUF4382 domain-containing protein → MSAHFLPVAMVALFAAFTNEGCEFGNRSDDGRASFALIDGPAERVDLVKLTINRITLGYENGSVNLPIDPPVVIDNLLDFQGTNARQLLPLEEVRDGTYDWIRLYISERNDDSLVRERENGQEFPLQLEEDAVSGTETRYLQLNQSFRIPDDEDARFTLELDLRKALLKPESSYYLLRPTLRLARNEDSGTISGTVAEALVTADYCTSDNAADEGRSLGNNVYLYRGAGVNMGDIYTNRAGTPIGSRNPYATAQVIKDTGSSEYSFEFGFIPAGSYTLGVTCQGMADEPMRQDSLRFDARQEIVVEAGEVLELDLL, encoded by the coding sequence ATGTCGGCACATTTTCTTCCGGTCGCGATGGTGGCGCTGTTTGCCGCCTTTACCAATGAGGGTTGCGAATTCGGCAACCGCAGTGACGATGGCCGCGCGAGCTTCGCACTGATCGACGGCCCGGCGGAGCGGGTTGACCTGGTCAAACTGACTATCAACCGCATCACCCTGGGCTACGAGAACGGCTCCGTGAACCTGCCCATCGACCCGCCGGTGGTGATCGACAACCTGCTCGATTTCCAGGGCACCAACGCCAGACAGCTCCTGCCGCTGGAAGAGGTGCGTGATGGCACTTACGACTGGATACGGCTGTATATTTCCGAGCGCAACGACGATTCGCTGGTGCGCGAACGTGAAAACGGACAGGAATTCCCGCTGCAACTGGAGGAGGATGCCGTCAGCGGTACCGAAACGCGCTACCTGCAGCTGAACCAGTCGTTCCGCATCCCCGATGACGAAGATGCCCGCTTCACCCTGGAACTGGACCTGCGCAAAGCCCTGCTGAAACCGGAAAGCAGCTACTATCTGCTGCGCCCCACCCTGCGACTGGCCCGCAATGAAGACAGCGGCACGATAAGCGGCACCGTCGCGGAGGCACTGGTCACGGCCGACTACTGCACCAGCGACAACGCCGCCGATGAGGGCCGCAGCCTGGGCAACAACGTCTATCTGTACCGGGGTGCCGGCGTCAACATGGGCGATATCTATACCAATCGCGCAGGGACGCCCATTGGCAGCCGCAACCCCTATGCCACCGCGCAGGTCATCAAGGACACTGGCAGCAGCGAATACAGCTTTGAATTCGGCTTTATCCCGGCGGGCAGCTACACGCTGGGCGTCACCTGCCAGGGCATGGCGGACGAGCCGATGAGGCAGGACTCTCTGCGATTTGATGCACGCCAGGAAATCGTCGTTGAGGCGGGAGAAGTGCTGGAGTTGGACCTGCTGTAA
- a CDS encoding TetR/AcrR family transcriptional regulator, protein MDDKAHQDLDAIREVVNQVLDTYQGQDRNIQRSQARAEILIHSMGVFAQRGLHRTTVQHLLDAADISRRTFYKYFNNKVDVLESIYRIFVENMILRFREQVQQSATVKDIISNTTNIYFDYHVSMGPVIRLMMEEARRTGSPLAPYRENGQTLAVEILSHEIERLIGRRFDPLVLRTMLWNLENYSLYLFSRGNDQVSDGELLRCKRVMTGIAEAVVLGEVDDDLLAPPR, encoded by the coding sequence ATGGACGACAAGGCTCATCAGGACCTCGACGCAATCCGAGAAGTAGTGAATCAGGTGCTGGATACTTACCAGGGCCAGGACCGCAACATACAGCGCTCCCAGGCGCGGGCGGAGATTCTGATTCACTCCATGGGCGTGTTTGCCCAGCGTGGTTTGCATCGTACCACGGTACAGCATCTGCTTGATGCCGCCGATATTTCCCGGCGTACCTTCTATAAATATTTCAATAACAAGGTGGATGTACTGGAAAGCATCTACCGCATTTTCGTCGAGAACATGATCCTGCGCTTTCGCGAGCAGGTTCAGCAATCGGCGACGGTGAAGGACATTATCAGTAATACCACCAACATCTATTTTGATTATCACGTGTCCATGGGGCCGGTGATCCGCCTGATGATGGAGGAAGCCCGCCGGACCGGTTCGCCGCTGGCGCCGTACCGTGAGAACGGCCAGACGCTGGCGGTGGAGATTCTCAGTCATGAAATCGAACGCCTGATCGGACGCCGTTTCGATCCGCTGGTGCTGCGCACCATGCTCTGGAACCTCGAGAACTATTCTCTCTATCTTTTCAGCCGTGGCAACGACCAGGTCAGTGATGGCGAATTGCTACGTTGCAAACGCGTCATGACTGGCATTGCCGAAGCTGTAGTACTGGGCGAGGTCGACGACGACCTGCTGGCCCCGCCCCGGTAA
- a CDS encoding class I SAM-dependent methyltransferase, which translates to MTSMLHHGLLLAGLITLAACQSTPTALDAVETAVANPHRSADFVARDAARRPADTLRFFDVQPDMTVVEIWPGGGWYSEILAPLLRDSGRYYAAHFSADSDVPYFRRSLATYREKLAANPSLYDQVIVTELAPPASTVIAPAGSADRVLTFRNVHNWAKAGQAEAAFAAFYQALKPGGLLGVVEHRAPAGRSFEEQIASGYMTEAYVIALAEQAGFQLVERSELNANPRDTATHPAGVWTLPPSLRLGDTDRAHYLAIGESDRMTLKFRRPE; encoded by the coding sequence ATGACATCAATGCTGCACCACGGCCTGCTGCTGGCCGGCCTGATCACACTCGCCGCCTGCCAGAGCACACCGACCGCCCTCGACGCCGTGGAGACCGCCGTCGCCAATCCGCATCGCAGCGCCGACTTTGTCGCCCGCGATGCAGCGCGCCGACCCGCCGATACACTGCGCTTCTTCGACGTGCAGCCAGACATGACCGTGGTGGAGATCTGGCCGGGCGGTGGCTGGTACAGCGAAATCCTCGCCCCGCTGCTGCGCGACAGTGGCCGTTATTACGCCGCGCATTTCAGCGCCGACAGCGACGTGCCCTATTTCCGGCGCTCACTGGCCACCTACCGTGAAAAGCTGGCGGCCAACCCGTCGCTGTATGATCAGGTGATTGTCACCGAGCTGGCACCACCGGCAAGCACCGTGATTGCCCCCGCCGGTAGCGCGGACCGTGTACTGACCTTCCGCAACGTGCACAACTGGGCCAAAGCCGGCCAGGCAGAGGCGGCCTTTGCGGCCTTCTACCAGGCACTCAAGCCGGGCGGCCTGCTGGGGGTGGTGGAACATCGCGCCCCGGCCGGGCGCTCTTTTGAAGAGCAGATCGCCTCTGGCTATATGACCGAAGCCTATGTGATCGCGCTGGCGGAACAGGCAGGCTTCCAGCTGGTCGAACGCAGCGAGCTGAATGCCAACCCGCGTGACACGGCGACGCATCCGGCCGGCGTCTGGACCCTGCCGCCCTCGTTGCGTCTGGGCGACACCGACCGGGCGCACTATCTGGCCATCGGGGAAAGTGACCGCATGACGCTCAAGTTCAGGCGGCCCGAGTAG
- a CDS encoding TetR/AcrR family transcriptional regulator, translating into MTDPTDQRRDRILAAAREVFAREGFRTAEVKTIAETAGVGKATIYKFFQSKEQLLLVIVEENLNQIRDIALRHLISDAPPLARMERACRAIAAFIASNRAFTRVLVQEAGDFAGDIQRQHLTLIEQNLPLAEAFFSELRKDGYFTALNTRETIQMMMNLIIGTAYTWALTGSGDLEEQASDYLRVLINGLRAPANKG; encoded by the coding sequence ATGACCGATCCCACCGACCAGCGCCGCGACCGCATCCTCGCCGCCGCCCGCGAAGTGTTTGCCCGCGAAGGCTTTCGCACCGCCGAGGTGAAAACCATTGCCGAGACCGCCGGGGTCGGCAAGGCCACCATCTACAAGTTCTTCCAGTCCAAAGAGCAGTTACTGCTGGTGATCGTCGAGGAAAACCTCAACCAGATCCGCGATATTGCGCTGCGCCACCTGATCAGCGATGCGCCCCCGCTGGCCCGCATGGAGCGCGCCTGCCGCGCCATCGCCGCCTTTATTGCCAGCAACCGGGCCTTTACCCGCGTACTGGTGCAGGAAGCCGGCGATTTCGCCGGTGACATCCAGCGCCAGCACCTGACCCTGATTGAACAGAACCTGCCGCTGGCGGAAGCCTTCTTCAGTGAGTTGCGCAAGGACGGTTACTTCACTGCACTGAACACGCGTGAAACCATTCAGATGATGATGAATCTGATCATTGGTACCGCCTACACCTGGGCACTGACCGGGAGCGGCGATCTCGAAGAACAGGCCAGCGATTATCTCCGTGTGCTGATCAACGGCCTGCGTGCGCCTGCCAACAAGGGATAA
- a CDS encoding valine--tRNA ligase: MDKTYQPDAIEQRWYQRWEQAGYFAPQGEGEPYSIMVPPPNVTGSLHMGHGFNNAVMDTLIRYRRMQGRNTLWQPGTDHAGIATQMVVERRLAAEGKTRHDLGRDAFIEKIWEWKAESGGTITGQMRRLGSSLDWSRERFTMDEQLSRAVQEAFVRLHEEGLIYRGKRLVNWDPTLHTAISDLEVESQEEQGHMWHFRYPLADGSGHLVVATTRPETMLGDTAVAVHPEDPRYRDMIGKMIRLPLADREIPIIGDDYVDPDFGSGCVKITPAHDFNDYDVGKRHNLPMINLFTIDAAMNDEVPEAYRGMDRYVARKQIVSDLDALGLLEKVVDHKLMVPRGDRSGVVIEPYLTDQWFVAVETLAKPAIDAVENGSIQFVPKQYENMYFSWMRDLQDWCISRQLWWGHRIPAWYDEAGQVYVGRSEAEVRAKHGLGDAPLRQDDDVLDTWFSSALWTFSTLGWPDDTPELNTFHPSSVLVTGFDIIFFWVARMIMMTLKFTGEVPFKTVYVHGLVRDAEGNKMSKSKGNVLDPLDLIDGISLDDLVAKRTSGLMQPQMAARIDKQTRKEFPDGIAAYGTDALRFTFLSLAATGRDIKWDMGRIEGFRNFCNKIWNAARYVLMNTEGQDCGLDGGEVELSLSDRWIISALQRAEQEVSEALDSFRFDQASYAAYEFIWNEYCDWYLELSKPVLYGDQYSEARKRGTRRTLVRVLEALLRMAHPFMPFITEEIWQRVAPLAGVQGDSIMLQPYPAANTAKLDAQAEQDIQWIKDVITAVRNIRGEMRIAPGKELDVFLHNGDDEDRRRLEENRAFLSKLARLSSITLLGADESAPPSATQLVGRMEILVPMAGLIDKDAEIERLSREIDKLRKEVSRCDQKLKNPGFADKAPADVVAREQAKLDEFRSSLARLEEQLEKIKYL; the protein is encoded by the coding sequence ATGGACAAGACCTACCAACCTGACGCCATCGAACAGCGCTGGTACCAGCGCTGGGAACAAGCCGGCTATTTCGCCCCGCAAGGCGAGGGCGAGCCCTACAGCATCATGGTGCCGCCCCCAAACGTAACCGGCTCGCTGCACATGGGCCATGGTTTCAACAACGCGGTGATGGACACGCTGATCCGCTACCGCCGGATGCAGGGCCGCAACACCCTCTGGCAACCCGGCACCGACCACGCCGGCATCGCCACGCAGATGGTGGTGGAGCGCCGCCTGGCCGCCGAAGGCAAGACCCGCCACGATCTCGGCCGCGATGCCTTCATCGAAAAAATCTGGGAATGGAAAGCCGAATCCGGCGGCACTATCACAGGCCAGATGCGTCGCCTGGGCTCCTCGCTGGACTGGTCACGCGAGCGCTTCACGATGGACGAGCAGCTTTCCCGCGCCGTGCAGGAAGCCTTTGTCCGTCTGCATGAAGAAGGCCTGATCTATCGCGGCAAGCGCCTGGTCAACTGGGACCCGACACTGCACACCGCGATTTCCGATCTGGAAGTGGAAAGCCAGGAAGAACAGGGCCACATGTGGCACTTCCGCTACCCGCTGGCCGACGGCTCCGGGCATCTTGTGGTCGCCACCACGCGCCCGGAAACCATGCTCGGCGATACCGCCGTGGCGGTACACCCGGAAGACCCGCGCTACCGCGACATGATCGGCAAGATGATCCGCCTGCCGCTGGCGGACCGCGAGATCCCGATTATCGGCGATGACTATGTCGACCCCGACTTCGGCTCCGGCTGCGTCAAGATCACGCCCGCGCACGACTTCAATGACTACGACGTCGGCAAGCGCCACAACCTGCCGATGATCAACCTGTTCACCATCGACGCCGCCATGAACGACGAGGTGCCCGAGGCCTACCGCGGCATGGACCGTTACGTGGCGCGCAAACAGATCGTCAGCGACCTGGATGCCCTCGGCCTGCTGGAAAAAGTCGTCGACCACAAGCTGATGGTGCCGCGCGGCGACCGTTCCGGCGTGGTGATTGAACCGTACCTCACCGACCAGTGGTTCGTGGCGGTGGAAACACTGGCGAAGCCGGCCATCGACGCGGTGGAAAACGGCAGCATCCAGTTCGTGCCAAAACAGTACGAGAACATGTATTTCTCCTGGATGCGCGACCTGCAGGACTGGTGCATTTCCCGCCAGCTGTGGTGGGGCCATCGCATCCCGGCCTGGTATGACGAGGCCGGCCAGGTCTACGTCGGCCGCAGTGAAGCAGAAGTGCGCGCAAAGCACGGCCTGGGCGACGCACCACTGCGCCAGGACGACGATGTCCTCGATACCTGGTTCAGCTCCGCACTGTGGACCTTCTCCACCCTCGGCTGGCCGGATGACACGCCGGAACTGAACACCTTCCACCCGAGCAGCGTGCTGGTGACCGGCTTCGACATCATTTTCTTCTGGGTCGCCCGGATGATCATGATGACACTGAAATTCACCGGCGAAGTGCCGTTCAAAACGGTGTATGTCCACGGCCTGGTGCGTGATGCCGAAGGCAACAAGATGTCAAAGTCGAAGGGCAACGTGCTCGACCCGCTCGACCTGATCGACGGCATCAGCCTGGATGACCTGGTGGCCAAGCGCACCAGCGGCCTGATGCAGCCACAGATGGCCGCGCGCATCGACAAACAGACACGCAAGGAATTCCCGGACGGCATCGCCGCCTATGGCACCGACGCGCTGCGTTTCACCTTCCTGTCACTGGCCGCCACTGGCCGCGACATCAAGTGGGACATGGGCCGCATCGAGGGCTTCCGCAATTTCTGCAACAAGATCTGGAACGCCGCCCGTTATGTGCTGATGAACACCGAGGGACAGGACTGCGGCCTCGACGGTGGCGAGGTCGAACTGAGCCTGTCCGACCGCTGGATCATCTCCGCACTGCAACGTGCCGAACAGGAAGTGAGCGAAGCACTCGACAGCTTCCGCTTCGACCAGGCGTCCTACGCAGCATACGAGTTTATCTGGAACGAATACTGCGACTGGTATCTGGAACTGTCCAAACCGGTGCTGTACGGCGACCAGTACAGCGAAGCGCGCAAGCGCGGCACCCGGCGCACACTGGTGCGCGTGCTGGAAGCGCTGCTGCGCATGGCGCATCCGTTCATGCCCTTCATCACCGAGGAAATCTGGCAGCGTGTCGCGCCGCTGGCTGGCGTGCAGGGGGACAGCATCATGCTGCAACCCTACCCCGCCGCCAACACCGCCAAACTTGACGCCCAGGCAGAGCAGGATATCCAGTGGATCAAGGACGTGATCACCGCCGTGCGCAACATTCGCGGCGAGATGCGCATTGCGCCGGGCAAGGAACTGGACGTGTTCCTGCACAACGGTGACGACGAAGACCGCCGCCGCCTGGAAGAAAACCGGGCCTTCCTGAGCAAGCTGGCCCGGCTGTCGTCCATTACCCTGCTCGGCGCCGACGAATCCGCACCACCGTCCGCCACGCAGCTTGTTGGCCGCATGGAAATCCTGGTGCCGATGGCTGGCCTGATCGACAAGGACGCCGAGATCGAGCGCCTGAGCCGCGAGATCGACAAGCTGCGCAAGGAAGTCAGCCGCTGTGACCAGAAACTCAAGAACCCCGGCTTTGCCGACAAGGCCCCGGCGGATGTGGTCGCCCGCGAGCAGGCCAAACTGGACGAATTCCGTTCCAGCTTGGCGCGCCTGGAAGAACAGCTCGAAAAGATCAAATACCTGTAA
- a CDS encoding DNA polymerase III subunit chi: MTEVLFYISNTPGIRASLAWRIAEKAWRQQRRVYIHTASEQEAQALDALFWEQPAGAFLPHALLSDDAAAGSPVVLGFGDDPGEHHDVLINLAQTVPDFYSRFTRVAEMICGEENQRASGRARWKFYRDRGYPVQDHRL; encoded by the coding sequence ATGACCGAAGTCCTGTTCTATATCAGCAACACCCCCGGCATCCGCGCCAGCCTCGCCTGGCGCATTGCCGAAAAGGCCTGGCGCCAGCAGCGCCGGGTCTATATCCACACCGCCTCCGAACAGGAGGCGCAGGCGCTGGACGCGCTGTTCTGGGAACAGCCGGCCGGCGCCTTTCTGCCGCACGCCCTGCTCTCCGACGACGCTGCGGCCGGCAGCCCGGTGGTACTGGGCTTCGGTGATGACCCCGGCGAGCACCATGACGTGCTGATCAACCTGGCGCAGACCGTACCCGACTTCTACAGCCGCTTTACCCGCGTGGCCGAGATGATCTGCGGCGAAGAGAACCAACGTGCCAGTGGCCGCGCACGCTGGAAGTTCTATCGCGACCGCGGTTATCCGGTACAGGATCACCGTCTGTGA
- a CDS encoding leucyl aminopeptidase: protein MEYAVSGKAAAKLKVDCLVVALGKGAKDLPVTLPDATRALINEYVKDGDFSGKKHQTLLLQRPPAMSAKRLLLVGTGVEGELNVQAFLQLAATVARSVGATGATSAALLLDNLAVKGQDAPWLVREGARALADNLYRFDEYRSEKPPASRLRHWTLLSTATPAAAKKALNEGLAIAAGMALAKDLGNRPPNDCYPTYLTGVAKELASQYPALKVKVISEQQAEKMGMGAFCAVARGSERDGQIIVMEYHGAKGDPVALVGKGITFDTGGISLKPGANMDEMKYDMGGAASVFGTVKTVCELGLPIHLVAVIAAAENMPDGRASRPGDIVTTLSKQTVEILNTDAEGRLVLCDALTYVQQKYKPHTVVDIATLTGACVIALGSHAQAVYANDAELAQALLEAGDECGDRGWPMPLWDDYQEQLDSPFADMANIGGPKGGSITAACFLSRYTKEVSWAHLDIAGTAWISGGKQKGATGRPVPMLSRYLINLAGKQA from the coding sequence ATGGAGTACGCAGTCAGCGGCAAGGCCGCAGCCAAACTCAAGGTGGACTGTCTGGTCGTGGCCTTGGGCAAGGGCGCCAAGGACCTGCCGGTCACGCTGCCGGACGCCACCCGTGCATTGATCAATGAATACGTCAAAGACGGTGATTTCAGCGGTAAAAAGCACCAGACGCTGCTGCTGCAACGCCCGCCGGCGATGTCCGCCAAACGTCTGCTGCTGGTCGGCACCGGCGTTGAGGGCGAGTTGAACGTACAAGCTTTCTTACAACTTGCTGCCACCGTGGCCCGCAGTGTGGGCGCCACGGGTGCCACCAGCGCGGCCCTGTTGCTGGACAATCTGGCCGTCAAGGGCCAGGACGCGCCGTGGCTGGTTCGCGAAGGCGCCCGCGCGCTGGCCGACAATCTCTACCGCTTCGACGAATACCGCAGCGAGAAACCGCCGGCCAGCCGCCTCAGACATTGGACGCTGCTGAGCACCGCGACCCCGGCCGCCGCGAAAAAGGCACTCAATGAAGGCCTGGCCATTGCCGCCGGCATGGCGCTGGCGAAGGACCTCGGCAACCGCCCGCCGAATGACTGCTACCCCACCTACCTGACCGGCGTCGCCAAAGAACTGGCCAGCCAGTACCCGGCCCTGAAGGTGAAAGTGATCTCCGAGCAGCAGGCCGAGAAGATGGGCATGGGCGCCTTCTGTGCCGTGGCCCGTGGCAGCGAGCGCGACGGCCAGATCATCGTGATGGAATACCACGGCGCCAAGGGCGACCCGGTGGCACTGGTGGGCAAGGGCATCACCTTCGACACCGGCGGCATCTCGCTCAAGCCCGGTGCCAACATGGATGAAATGAAATACGACATGGGCGGCGCCGCCAGCGTGTTCGGCACCGTGAAGACCGTCTGCGAGCTGGGCCTGCCGATTCATCTGGTGGCCGTGATCGCCGCTGCCGAGAACATGCCTGATGGCCGCGCCTCTCGCCCCGGCGATATCGTCACCACGCTGTCGAAGCAGACCGTGGAAATCCTCAACACCGACGCCGAAGGCCGGCTGGTGCTGTGTGATGCCCTCACCTATGTGCAGCAGAAGTACAAGCCGCACACAGTGGTCGATATCGCCACGCTCACCGGCGCCTGCGTGATCGCCCTCGGCAGCCATGCCCAGGCGGTCTATGCCAACGACGCCGAGCTGGCCCAGGCGCTGCTGGAAGCCGGTGACGAATGTGGCGACCGGGGCTGGCCGATGCCGCTGTGGGATGACTATCAGGAGCAGCTCGACAGCCCGTTCGCCGACATGGCCAACATCGGCGGCCCGAAAGGCGGCTCCATCACCGCCGCCTGCTTCCTGTCGCGCTACACCAAAGAGGTGAGCTGGGCGCACCTGGATATCGCCGGCACCGCCTGGATCAGTGGCGGCAAGCAGAAAGGCGCCACCGGCCGCCCGGTGCCGATGCTCAGCCGTTACCTGATCAACCTGGCCGGCAAGCAGGCATGA
- the lptF gene encoding LPS export ABC transporter permease LptF has translation MILYRYINRQLFMTTVVVTFVLVMVLVSGRFIKYLAEAAVGDIAADALFMIMAFRMPEFLQMILPLSLYIAVLLVLGRMYVDNEMVVLKACGISEGSLMRAMALPVLVTTAVIALFSLYVTPKGDAEVARLFEEQKGRSVLELLTPGRFHVRGSDDGYRATYAESLNRKDEALEGVFLSEFRLAASEEETTELVTVWAQRGKVTEAYGMSYLELVDGYQYQGRPGDADFRKVHFERALIRIGREQGTVRAPKTRSWDTTELMASPSNEARAELQWRLSLIGIVPVMALAAIPLARVNPRQGRFGKLIPAVLIYMFYMGLLLVMRSAISDAPADEVPPYLSMIWIHVLAMLLVLGLYLVPAWWARRRYTRGMSA, from the coding sequence TTGATTCTCTACCGCTATATCAACAGGCAGCTTTTCATGACCACGGTGGTCGTCACCTTTGTGCTGGTGATGGTGCTGGTCAGCGGCCGCTTTATCAAGTACCTGGCAGAAGCCGCCGTGGGCGACATCGCTGCCGATGCGCTGTTCATGATCATGGCGTTCCGGATGCCGGAATTCCTGCAGATGATCCTGCCGCTGAGCCTGTATATCGCCGTGCTGCTGGTGCTGGGCCGCATGTACGTGGACAACGAGATGGTGGTGCTCAAGGCCTGCGGTATCAGCGAAGGGTCGTTGATGCGCGCCATGGCGCTGCCGGTGCTGGTGACCACGGCAGTGATCGCGCTGTTCTCGCTGTACGTGACCCCCAAGGGCGATGCCGAGGTGGCGCGCCTGTTCGAGGAACAGAAAGGGCGCTCGGTACTGGAGTTGCTGACGCCGGGCCGTTTTCACGTGCGCGGCAGTGACGATGGCTATCGTGCCACCTATGCGGAATCGCTCAACCGCAAGGACGAGGCACTGGAGGGCGTGTTTCTGTCCGAGTTTCGCCTGGCCGCCAGCGAAGAAGAAACCACGGAGCTGGTCACGGTCTGGGCGCAGCGCGGCAAGGTGACCGAAGCCTATGGCATGAGCTATCTGGAGCTGGTGGACGGCTACCAGTACCAGGGGCGGCCGGGCGATGCGGATTTCCGCAAGGTGCATTTTGAGCGGGCGCTGATTCGTATCGGTCGCGAACAAGGCACGGTGCGTGCGCCGAAAACGCGAAGCTGGGATACCACCGAACTGATGGCGAGCCCGAGCAATGAAGCCCGCGCGGAATTGCAGTGGCGCCTGTCGCTGATCGGCATCGTGCCGGTCATGGCGCTGGCGGCGATCCCGCTGGCCCGGGTGAACCCGCGCCAGGGACGTTTCGGCAAGCTGATCCCGGCGGTGCTGATTTACATGTTCTATATGGGGCTGCTGCTGGTGATGCGCAGTGCCATCAGCGATGCGCCGGCGGACGAGGTGCCGCCGTACCTGTCGATGATCTGGATTCATGTGCTGGCCATGCTGCTGGTGCTGGGCCTGTATCTGGTGCCGGCCTGGTGGGCGCGCCGCCGCTATACGCGGGGGATGTCGGCATGA
- the lptG gene encoding LPS export ABC transporter permease LptG — MRLLNGYLWRAVLIASLGVIGVLVALDCLFSFIAELEGLRGNYQAAQALQFVFTTIPRRFSDFLPMAILLGTLIGLGVLANSGELTVIRAAGVSVGRVSWMVLRPALVLLLVGMSVGEFVSPYTEQIAQSNRAIAEGGGEALSSRYGYWHREGDEFIHINAVQPNGVLYGVTRYRFRADRTLEEAQFIQRAIYQGGHWFMEGVRGSQLLEDKVVPYTQENGVWETSLTPELLSVVVLDPERLALTKLVEYSRYLKQQGLEASEYQLSFWQKVLQPLATLGMVLIAISFIFGPLREVTMGLRLTAGIVAGLLFYYGQQFFGHLSLVFNTSPVMAAALPPLLCLGLGIWLLRRVR; from the coding sequence ATGAGGTTGCTGAACGGGTATCTCTGGCGGGCGGTGCTGATTGCGTCGCTGGGGGTGATCGGCGTGCTGGTGGCGCTGGACTGTCTGTTCAGTTTCATTGCCGAGCTGGAAGGGCTGCGTGGCAATTATCAGGCCGCGCAGGCGCTGCAGTTCGTGTTCACGACCATTCCCCGGCGGTTTTCCGATTTCCTGCCGATGGCGATTCTGCTGGGTACGCTGATCGGGCTCGGGGTGCTGGCAAACAGCGGCGAACTGACGGTGATCCGGGCGGCCGGTGTGTCGGTGGGGCGGGTCAGCTGGATGGTGCTGCGTCCGGCGCTGGTACTGCTGCTGGTGGGCATGTCGGTAGGCGAATTTGTGTCCCCGTACACCGAGCAGATTGCACAGAGCAATCGCGCCATTGCCGAAGGCGGTGGCGAAGCGTTGAGTTCGCGCTACGGTTACTGGCACCGGGAAGGCGACGAGTTCATTCATATCAACGCCGTGCAGCCCAACGGCGTGCTCTATGGCGTGACCCGCTATCGTTTCCGTGCCGACCGCACGCTGGAAGAAGCACAGTTTATCCAGCGGGCCATTTATCAGGGTGGCCACTGGTTTATGGAAGGCGTACGCGGCAGCCAGCTGCTGGAAGACAAAGTGGTGCCCTACACGCAGGAGAATGGCGTCTGGGAAACCAGCCTGACACCGGAGTTGCTGTCGGTGGTGGTGCTCGATCCGGAACGGCTGGCGCTGACCAAGCTGGTGGAATATTCCCGCTACCTCAAACAGCAGGGGCTGGAGGCGTCCGAATACCAGCTTTCTTTCTGGCAGAAGGTGTTGCAACCGCTGGCCACGCTGGGCATGGTGCTGATCGCGATTTCCTTTATTTTCGGGCCGCTGCGTGAAGTGACCATGGGGCTGCGGCTCACTGCCGGGATCGTGGCCGGTTTGCTTTTCTACTATGGACAGCAGTTCTTCGGCCACCTGAGCCTGGTGTTCAACACCTCGCCGGTGATGGCGGCGGCGTTGCCACCGCTGTTGTGTCTGGGGCTGGGTATCTGGCTGCTCAGGCGCGTGCGCTGA